In Clostridium novyi, one genomic interval encodes:
- a CDS encoding YgeY family selenium metabolism-linked hydrolase, with protein MSKNYKVEEILKLAEKYKGEISKFLRDMIAIPSESCHEEKVILRIKEEMEKVGFDKVEIDPMGNVLGYIGHGKHLIAMDAHIDTVGIGDANLWNYNPYEGYEDEEIILGRGASDQEGGMASMVYAGKIIKDLGLEDDYTLVVVGTVQEEDCDGLCWQYIINEDKLKPEFVVSTEPTSCNIYRGQRGRMEIKVSTHGVSCHGSAPERGDNAIFKMAPILNELKALNENLMDNDFLGKGTLTVSEIFFSSPSRCAVADGCTISIDRRLTDGETFEYALQQIRNLPSVKEAKAEVEMYTYERPAYTGLVYPTECYFPTWVLKEDHKVCNTLVDGYKKLFKEEPLVDKWTFSTNGVSIMGRYGIPVIGFGPGHEDQAHAPNEKTWKSELVKCAAMYALIPILYVNDHLEK; from the coding sequence GTGTCAAAGAATTATAAAGTTGAAGAAATTTTAAAACTAGCAGAAAAGTATAAAGGAGAAATTAGCAAATTTTTAAGGGATATGATAGCTATTCCAAGTGAAAGTTGTCATGAAGAAAAAGTAATACTAAGAATAAAAGAAGAAATGGAAAAGGTAGGATTTGATAAAGTTGAAATTGATCCTATGGGAAATGTTTTAGGCTATATTGGCCATGGAAAACACTTAATTGCCATGGATGCTCATATAGATACAGTTGGTATTGGAGATGCAAATTTATGGAACTACAATCCATATGAAGGATATGAAGATGAAGAAATTATCCTTGGAAGAGGGGCAAGTGACCAAGAAGGCGGAATGGCTTCAATGGTTTACGCTGGAAAAATCATAAAAGACCTTGGTCTTGAAGATGACTATACATTAGTTGTTGTAGGAACAGTTCAAGAAGAGGATTGTGATGGACTTTGCTGGCAATATATTATAAATGAAGATAAATTAAAACCAGAATTTGTTGTTTCAACGGAACCAACTTCCTGCAATATATATAGAGGACAAAGGGGAAGAATGGAAATTAAAGTATCAACTCATGGTGTAAGTTGCCACGGTTCTGCTCCAGAGAGAGGAGATAATGCAATATTTAAAATGGCTCCAATTTTAAATGAATTAAAGGCTTTAAATGAAAATTTAATGGACAATGATTTCCTTGGAAAAGGAACTTTAACAGTATCTGAAATCTTTTTCTCATCTCCATCAAGATGTGCAGTTGCTGATGGATGCACAATTTCTATAGATAGAAGATTAACAGATGGTGAAACCTTTGAATATGCCCTTCAGCAAATAAGAAATCTTCCATCTGTAAAGGAAGCTAAAGCAGAGGTTGAAATGTATACTTATGAAAGACCAGCTTATACAGGACTTGTATATCCAACAGAATGCTACTTCCCAACATGGGTTTTAAAAGAAGACCACAAAGTTTGTAATACTTTAGTAGATGGTTATAAAAAGTTATTTAAGGAAGAGCCATTAGTTGATAAATGGACATTCTCAACTAATGGAGTATCAATAATGGGTAGATACGGAATACCAGTTATAGGTTTTGGACCAGGACATGAGGATCAAGCCCATGCTCCAAATGAAAAAACTTGGAAAAGTGAACTTGTAAAATGTGCAGCAATGTATGCACTTATTCCAATACTATATGTAAATGATCATTTAGAAAAATAA
- a CDS encoding ornithine carbamoyltransferase — MQTVFRGRHFITLEDYTKEEIETMLEVSKDLKKKMAMGIKTPYLEYQTMFLMFFEQSTRTRNSMEAGIAQLGGHANYLDTSTMQVSHGEVAKDTAVILSRFGHGIACRNCFWGIGNKYIREMAENSSVPVMNLQCDLYHPMQGLADLMTMKEKLGDTNRKKVSIIWAYATTHKKPISVPVTQVLLFPRFGMDVTLAYPEGYDLPDWVIKKAKKNALKNGGTFKITHDMEEAYRGADVVIPKNWGSWVTNESNEVVDDLLESYKGWKCTEEMMALTNKNSIYMHALPADRNNEVEDSVIDGPHSVIYDEAENRIHTAKAVMTLTMGGK, encoded by the coding sequence ATGCAAACAGTATTTAGAGGAAGACATTTTATAACACTTGAGGATTATACAAAGGAAGAAATTGAAACAATGCTTGAAGTTTCAAAGGATCTTAAAAAGAAAATGGCTATGGGTATAAAAACTCCATACTTAGAATATCAAACAATGTTTTTAATGTTCTTTGAACAATCAACAAGAACAAGAAATTCAATGGAAGCTGGAATAGCACAACTTGGAGGACATGCAAACTATTTAGATACAAGTACAATGCAAGTATCCCATGGGGAAGTTGCAAAGGATACAGCAGTTATACTATCAAGATTTGGACATGGAATAGCATGTAGAAATTGTTTCTGGGGCATTGGAAATAAATATATAAGGGAAATGGCTGAAAATTCATCAGTACCAGTAATGAACCTACAATGCGATTTATATCATCCAATGCAAGGACTTGCGGATTTAATGACAATGAAAGAAAAATTAGGAGATACAAACAGAAAGAAAGTATCAATAATCTGGGCATATGCAACAACTCATAAAAAACCAATATCAGTACCAGTAACACAGGTATTATTATTCCCAAGATTCGGAATGGACGTAACTTTAGCATATCCAGAAGGATATGACCTACCTGATTGGGTAATTAAAAAAGCTAAGAAAAATGCCCTTAAAAATGGTGGAACATTTAAAATAACTCATGATATGGAAGAAGCCTATAGAGGAGCTGATGTAGTAATACCGAAGAACTGGGGAAGCTGGGTTACTAATGAAAGCAATGAAGTTGTAGATGATCTACTTGAATCTTATAAGGGATGGAAATGCACAGAAGAAATGATGGCACTTACAAATAAGAACTCAATATACATGCATGCACTTCCAGCAGACAGAAATAATGAAGTTGAAGATTCAGTAATAGATGGACCTCATTCAGTAATATATGATGAAGCAGAAAATAGAATCCATACAGCAAAGGCTGTTATGACTCTTACTATGGGTGGAAAATAA